A single window of Hymenobacter sp. APR13 DNA harbors:
- the mnmG gene encoding tRNA uridine-5-carboxymethylaminomethyl(34) synthesis enzyme MnmG: MQQEEYDVIVVGAGHAGCEAAAAAANMGSKVLLVTMNMNTIAQMSCNPAMGGVAKGQIVREVDALGGQSGIITDKTMIQFRMLNRSKGPAMWSPRAQSDRMRFAEEWRMTLEQTPNVDFWQEAVTGLVVEEGVCVGVKTQLGIEFRGKSVVLTNGTFLNGLIHIGEKQFGGGRAAEKGSTGITEQLIELGFEAGRMKTGTPPRVDGRSLDYSKMEEQAGDAEPSKFSYLDTPALRNQRPCYITYTNSEVHEILKEGFEKSPMFQGRIKGLGPRYCPSVEDKINRFADKDRHQIFVEPEGWSTVEVYVNGFSSSLPEDVQYRALRKIAGFENAKMFRPGYAIEYDFFPPTQLQLTLETKLIQNLYFAGQINGTTGYEEAACQGLMAGINAHNKVHGKAPFVLKRSEAYIGVLIDDLVNKGTDEPYRMFTSRAEHRLLLRQDNADLRLTPLGYELGLASEERMQLVREKEQQTKEVAKLLKNFGIEAADINPWLTEIGSAVISEKTRAVNLLRRPGIDLPALARVLPELTLALAPYRPDALEQAEILVKYEAYLEKEHQQAARVQELENFVIQGRLDYTAMPALSHEAREKLLKIQPETLGQASRISGVSPADVSVLMVYLGR, translated from the coding sequence ATGCAGCAAGAAGAATACGATGTCATTGTAGTAGGAGCCGGGCACGCCGGCTGCGAGGCCGCCGCCGCGGCCGCCAACATGGGCTCCAAGGTCCTGCTGGTGACGATGAACATGAACACCATCGCGCAGATGTCGTGCAACCCGGCCATGGGCGGGGTGGCCAAGGGCCAGATTGTGCGCGAGGTGGACGCGCTGGGTGGCCAGTCGGGCATCATCACCGACAAAACCATGATTCAGTTCCGGATGCTGAACCGCTCCAAAGGCCCCGCCATGTGGAGCCCCCGGGCACAGTCGGACCGCATGCGCTTCGCTGAGGAGTGGCGCATGACGCTGGAGCAGACGCCCAATGTGGATTTCTGGCAGGAAGCCGTCACGGGCCTCGTGGTGGAAGAGGGCGTGTGCGTGGGCGTGAAAACCCAGCTCGGCATCGAGTTCCGGGGCAAGTCGGTGGTGCTCACCAACGGCACGTTCCTGAACGGCCTCATCCACATCGGCGAGAAGCAGTTTGGCGGCGGCCGGGCGGCCGAGAAGGGCAGCACCGGCATCACGGAGCAGCTGATTGAGCTGGGCTTTGAGGCCGGCCGCATGAAAACCGGCACCCCGCCCCGCGTAGACGGCCGCAGCCTCGACTACAGCAAAATGGAGGAGCAGGCCGGCGACGCTGAGCCGAGCAAATTCTCCTACCTCGACACGCCCGCACTGCGCAACCAGCGCCCGTGCTACATCACCTACACCAACTCCGAAGTCCACGAAATCCTGAAGGAAGGTTTCGAGAAGTCGCCGATGTTCCAGGGCCGCATCAAGGGCCTGGGGCCGCGCTACTGCCCGAGCGTAGAGGACAAAATCAACCGCTTCGCCGACAAGGACCGCCACCAGATTTTCGTGGAGCCCGAGGGCTGGAGCACGGTGGAAGTGTACGTGAACGGCTTTAGCTCTTCATTGCCCGAGGACGTGCAGTATCGCGCCCTGCGCAAGATTGCCGGCTTCGAGAATGCCAAGATGTTCCGCCCCGGCTACGCCATCGAGTACGACTTCTTCCCGCCGACGCAGCTGCAGCTCACGCTGGAAACCAAGCTCATCCAGAACCTGTACTTCGCGGGCCAGATCAACGGCACCACCGGCTACGAGGAGGCTGCCTGTCAGGGTTTGATGGCCGGTATAAACGCCCACAACAAGGTGCACGGCAAAGCGCCCTTCGTGCTCAAGCGCAGCGAAGCCTACATCGGCGTGCTCATCGACGACTTGGTGAACAAGGGTACCGACGAGCCCTACCGCATGTTCACGAGCCGCGCCGAGCACCGCCTGCTCCTGCGCCAGGACAACGCCGACCTGCGCCTCACGCCCCTGGGCTACGAGCTGGGTCTGGCCTCGGAGGAGCGCATGCAGCTGGTACGCGAAAAGGAGCAGCAGACCAAGGAAGTAGCCAAACTGCTGAAGAACTTCGGCATTGAGGCCGCGGACATCAACCCCTGGCTCACGGAAATCGGCTCGGCCGTTATCAGCGAGAAAACCCGCGCCGTGAACCTGCTGCGCCGCCCCGGCATCGACCTGCCGGCCCTGGCCCGCGTGCTGCCCGAGCTGACCCTGGCCCTGGCCCCGTACCGCCCCGACGCGCTGGAGCAGGCCGAAATTCTGGTGAAGTACGAGGCCTACCTGGAGAAGGAACACCAGCAGGCCGCCCGCGTGCAGGAGCTGGAAAACTTCGTCATCCAAGGCCGCCTCGACTACACCGCCATGCCTGCCCTCTCGCACGAAGCCCGCGAGAAGCTGCTCAAGATTCAGCCCGAAACCCTGGGCCAGGCCTCGCGCATCAGTGGCGTTTCGCCTGCGGATGTATCGGTGCTGATGGTGTATTTGGGACGGTAG
- a CDS encoding GNAT family N-acetyltransferase, which translates to MSATPQPIRVIPGPALDYYLAQGYYRMHQDLFTCRFLPIDGGLYTVHWLRLELARVHYGPEQRRLLRVAERFTIQRRPFRLTAELEELYAAYRASITFDAPPTVEAFLLAGSTHNVFSTEVLEIRDGARLVAAGIFDNGARTLAGIMNFYHPEYRKFSLGKVLMLLKLEHARALGHTYYYPGYVVHNYPKFDYKLFPCPAATEVFDCLTGQWLPFSWPEVNRQAAELLADWNEDDYAPTDEA; encoded by the coding sequence ATGTCCGCTACTCCGCAACCTATCCGCGTTATTCCCGGCCCGGCGCTGGATTACTACCTGGCCCAGGGCTACTACCGCATGCACCAGGACCTGTTCACCTGCCGGTTTCTGCCCATCGACGGCGGGCTGTACACGGTGCACTGGCTGCGGCTGGAGCTGGCCCGCGTGCACTACGGCCCCGAGCAGCGCCGCCTGCTGCGGGTAGCCGAGCGGTTTACCATCCAACGGCGGCCGTTCCGGCTGACGGCCGAGTTGGAGGAACTGTATGCGGCCTACCGGGCGTCCATCACCTTCGATGCGCCGCCTACCGTGGAGGCGTTTCTGCTGGCCGGCTCCACCCACAACGTGTTCAGCACGGAGGTGCTGGAAATCCGGGACGGGGCGCGGCTGGTGGCAGCAGGCATCTTCGATAACGGAGCCCGCACGCTGGCCGGCATCATGAACTTCTACCACCCCGAGTATCGCAAATTCAGCCTCGGCAAGGTGCTCATGCTGCTGAAGCTGGAGCACGCTCGTGCTCTGGGCCACACCTATTACTACCCCGGCTACGTGGTCCACAACTACCCCAAGTTCGACTACAAGCTGTTCCCGTGCCCGGCCGCCACGGAGGTATTCGACTGCCTGACCGGGCAGTGGCTGCCGTTTTCGTGGCCGGAAGTAAACCGGCAGGCCGCCGAGCTGCTGGCCGACTGGAACGAGGACGACTACGCGCCAACCGACGAGGCGTAA
- the ybeY gene encoding rRNA maturation RNase YbeY has translation MSDLPTQHDDQDDDDFGPNEGSGIEFLVEDVDFKVAEAEELTSWIERVAEVHEYEIVQLTYIFCSDEYLHKINVEYLDHDTYTDVITFDNADDADMIEGDIFISVERVRENAVTHGVSFRDELHRVMIHGVLHLLGYADKDLLSQTAMRKKEDDCLLLRTF, from the coding sequence ATGAGCGACCTGCCAACCCAGCACGACGACCAGGACGACGACGACTTCGGGCCCAACGAGGGCTCGGGGATTGAGTTTTTGGTGGAGGATGTGGACTTCAAAGTTGCTGAGGCCGAGGAGCTGACCTCCTGGATTGAGCGGGTGGCCGAAGTGCACGAGTACGAAATCGTGCAGCTCACCTACATTTTCTGCTCCGACGAGTACCTGCACAAGATCAACGTCGAGTACCTCGACCACGACACCTACACCGACGTCATCACCTTCGACAACGCCGACGACGCCGACATGATTGAGGGCGACATCTTCATTTCGGTGGAGCGGGTGCGCGAAAACGCCGTCACCCACGGCGTATCGTTCCGCGACGAGCTGCACCGCGTGATGATTCACGGCGTGCTCCACCTGCTCGGCTACGCCGATAAGGACCTGCTCAGCCAGACCGCCATGCGCAAAAAGGAAGACGACTGCCTGCTGCTCCGCACATTTTAG
- a CDS encoding ATP-binding protein encodes MKQVKIQIPSLVENIRVVESFIDNSKDAFHIEDDIYGNIMVAVTEAVNNAIRHGNKFDKDKNVYLSLYADQAKVRFEVEDEGQGFDYTNLIDPTAPENLENPGGRGIFLIRHLADEVEFHKDGRNVQLTFLLPAPSDSDSAVNGAEVHSH; translated from the coding sequence ATGAAGCAAGTTAAAATCCAGATTCCTTCCCTCGTCGAGAACATTCGCGTAGTGGAAAGCTTTATCGACAATTCGAAAGACGCCTTCCACATCGAAGACGATATCTACGGCAATATCATGGTGGCTGTCACGGAGGCGGTCAATAATGCTATTCGCCACGGCAACAAGTTCGATAAGGACAAGAACGTGTACCTGTCGCTGTACGCCGACCAGGCCAAGGTGCGGTTTGAGGTAGAGGACGAAGGCCAGGGCTTCGACTACACCAACCTGATTGACCCCACGGCGCCCGAAAATCTGGAAAACCCCGGCGGCCGCGGCATCTTCCTGATCCGCCACCTCGCCGACGAGGTGGAGTTTCACAAAGACGGCCGCAACGTGCAGCTCACGTTCCTGCTGCCCGCGCCTTCCGATTCCGATTCGGCCGTCAATGGCGCCGAAGTACACTCCCACTAA
- a CDS encoding DUF4175 family protein, translated as MSQESSATTSALREVLARLEAFKRKFYLSLLVRGALVAGALLLSLFLVLNLLEYFLYLPTWVRGGLLFGFLGLVAYTFMRWIWQPLAALTNLRRLLSDEQAAQRVGELFPDVQDKLLNALQLQDQARGNALIAASLEQRAGQLAGVQFENGINIRQQTRPLWKFVAVPALVIMAVLLVYPAFFVQGTARILNYRQKYAPPAPFRFIIENKALTAFKGEDFKLQVSVKGEALPNDVTIEYGGRERHLVQDRPGHFSYQFQQLQQDVAFQLAAADVTSADYDLRLRQRPNLRDFQVDVTYPAYLGKPAETIRNTGNLTVPEGSTVRWRFATQATEQLQLLFRNPDVTLTAARDEDAFTATRVVNRTQNYAVRLRNPASLNRDPIEYQLTAIADQGPEISLESFPDTTSLRYLALGGNLRDDYGLSRLQLHYRIASKARPNAAFQARALPLARGPVQAYAYQWDLRPLKMQPGDRLEYFVQVWDNDGVHGPKSARTRAAEFRLPSRTELREQLNSQAESVQSQLSKASEQSKKLERELAKSQDKLKTKRDLNFQDRKQLQDMLQQKQQMDQQMQDMKKLFDELTQKQDELDPKSQELAEKAQELQKLMESLLDPETKKLYDELQKLLEKQQDMTQPDMQKLLQQLENKENTLQKELERALEMFKQLQFEQKQEAALDKLEQLAKDEQKLADDTQKNDKQNPDNKLSNEQQKAKNEQLQKEQQQKQQEFNELKKDLEDLKKMDDQLGNENGAEEMKPEQEQVDEQMQEGEQQLGKNQTRKPARAKSRPPRRCSRWPRR; from the coding sequence GTGTCGCAAGAATCGTCTGCTACTACATCTGCGTTGCGTGAAGTGCTGGCCCGGCTGGAGGCCTTCAAGCGTAAGTTCTACCTGAGTCTGCTGGTACGCGGGGCCCTGGTGGCGGGCGCGCTGCTGCTGAGCTTGTTTCTGGTGCTCAACCTGCTTGAATATTTCCTGTACCTGCCCACCTGGGTGCGCGGCGGGTTGCTGTTCGGGTTTCTGGGGCTGGTGGCCTACACCTTCATGCGCTGGATCTGGCAGCCGCTGGCGGCCCTCACCAACCTGCGCCGTCTGCTCTCCGATGAGCAGGCCGCCCAGCGCGTGGGGGAGCTGTTTCCGGATGTGCAGGACAAGCTCCTGAACGCGCTGCAGCTTCAGGACCAGGCCCGGGGCAACGCCCTGATTGCGGCCAGTCTGGAGCAGCGTGCCGGCCAGCTGGCGGGCGTGCAGTTCGAAAACGGCATCAACATCCGGCAGCAAACCCGGCCGCTGTGGAAGTTTGTGGCCGTGCCGGCCCTCGTGATTATGGCCGTGCTGCTGGTGTATCCGGCGTTTTTCGTGCAGGGCACGGCCCGCATCCTCAACTACCGCCAGAAGTACGCGCCGCCGGCGCCGTTCCGGTTCATCATCGAAAACAAAGCCCTTACCGCTTTCAAAGGCGAAGACTTCAAGCTGCAGGTTTCGGTGAAAGGGGAGGCCCTGCCCAACGACGTCACGATTGAGTACGGCGGCCGCGAGCGGCACCTCGTGCAGGACCGGCCCGGCCATTTCAGCTACCAGTTTCAGCAGCTGCAGCAGGACGTGGCGTTTCAGCTGGCCGCCGCCGACGTTACGTCCGCCGACTACGACCTGCGGTTGCGCCAGCGCCCCAACCTGCGCGACTTTCAGGTGGACGTGACCTACCCGGCCTACCTGGGCAAGCCCGCCGAAACCATCCGCAACACCGGCAACCTCACCGTGCCTGAGGGCAGCACCGTGCGCTGGCGCTTCGCCACCCAGGCCACCGAGCAGCTCCAGTTGCTGTTCCGGAACCCCGATGTGACGCTGACCGCCGCCCGCGACGAGGACGCCTTCACGGCCACCCGCGTGGTTAACCGCACCCAGAACTACGCCGTGCGCCTGCGCAACCCGGCCAGCCTCAACCGCGACCCAATCGAGTACCAGCTCACGGCCATTGCCGACCAAGGCCCGGAAATCAGCCTGGAATCCTTCCCCGACACCACCTCGCTGCGCTACTTGGCCCTCGGCGGCAACCTGCGCGACGACTACGGCCTTTCGCGGTTGCAGCTGCACTACCGCATTGCCAGCAAGGCGCGGCCCAACGCGGCGTTTCAGGCGCGGGCGCTGCCGCTGGCCCGCGGGCCGGTGCAGGCCTACGCCTACCAGTGGGATTTGCGCCCGCTGAAGATGCAGCCCGGCGACCGGCTGGAGTACTTCGTGCAGGTCTGGGACAACGACGGCGTGCACGGCCCCAAGTCGGCGCGCACGCGGGCCGCGGAGTTCCGGCTGCCCAGCCGCACCGAGCTGCGCGAGCAGCTGAACTCGCAGGCCGAGTCGGTGCAGAGCCAGCTCAGCAAAGCCAGCGAGCAAAGCAAAAAGCTGGAGCGCGAGCTGGCCAAAAGCCAGGACAAGCTCAAGACCAAGCGCGACCTGAACTTCCAGGACCGCAAGCAGCTGCAGGATATGCTGCAGCAAAAGCAGCAGATGGACCAGCAGATGCAGGACATGAAAAAGCTGTTTGACGAGCTGACCCAGAAGCAGGACGAACTGGACCCCAAAAGCCAGGAGCTGGCCGAGAAGGCTCAGGAGTTGCAGAAGCTGATGGAAAGCCTGCTCGACCCCGAAACCAAGAAACTCTACGACGAGCTGCAGAAGCTGCTGGAAAAGCAGCAGGACATGACCCAGCCCGACATGCAGAAACTGCTGCAGCAGCTCGAAAACAAGGAAAACACCTTGCAGAAAGAGCTGGAGCGCGCCCTCGAAATGTTCAAGCAGCTGCAGTTTGAGCAGAAGCAGGAAGCCGCCCTCGACAAGCTGGAGCAGCTGGCCAAAGACGAGCAGAAGCTAGCCGACGACACCCAGAAGAACGACAAGCAGAACCCCGACAACAAGCTCAGCAACGAGCAGCAGAAAGCCAAAAACGAGCAGCTGCAGAAAGAGCAGCAACAGAAGCAGCAGGAGTTCAACGAGCTCAAGAAAGACCTCGAAGACCTCAAGAAGATGGACGACCAGCTCGGCAACGAAAATGGCGCCGAGGAAATGAAGCCCGAGCAGGAGCAGGTGGATGAGCAAATGCAGGAAGGCGAGCAGCAGCTGGGCAAAAACCAAACCAGAAAGCCAGCCAGAGCCAAAAGCAGGCCGCCCAGAAGATGCAGCAGATGGCCCAGAAGATGA
- a CDS encoding M16 family metallopeptidase, translating into MTFKPLWLLSLGLALTAQPVAAQQKAAAKPAAASATGTRLVEKVTRKGSELVIPYEKYVLPNGLTLLIHEDHSDPLAHIDVTYHVGSARETIGKSGFAHFFEHMMFQGSDHVADEQHFKLVTSSGGTLNGSTNRDRTNYFETVPSNQLETALWLEADRMGFLLDAVTQQKFEVQRSTVKNERGQNYDNRPYGLASENIAKTLYPYGHPYSWLTIGYLEDLDRSDVNDLKNFFLRWYGPNNATVTVGGDVKPAEVVKMVEKYFGSIQRGPAVQNMKLPAPVLTQDRYVSYQDNVRFPMLQMVFPTVPQYHPDEVALDALADIIGGGKTSLLYKNLIKTQKAVLTQAYHPSSELAGEFTIVARGLPGKGLDSTEAVVRKTLAEFEKRGVTDDDVARFKATREASVVNGLASVSGKVSQLAAYQTYVGNPNRLPQELQRIRSLTKADVQRVYNQYLKGKKAVVLSVVPKGSNALVAKADNYTVSKDGYKAPATDEYANLKYVKATDSFDRATQPKGGANPVVQVPAIWRTDFDNGLRIIGNRNAEIPTVTMLLNISGGHRLEQQNPNKAGIASLTAAMLEEGTQKYTGEQFAGALEKLGSDVQTYAGDENTTVVIRSLTKNLPATLALVEEMLLRPRFDQADFDRLKKQTLEGIANQSTQPVAIANNTYARLLYGPGNVMSIPASGSTTTVQGITLDEVKQFYQQNYAPNVSYLTVVGDVDQKDVLPQLGFLKTWGRKAVTAPASPTAEQPDKTRIYFVNKDGAAQSEIRVGYLTPLTYDATGDYYRAYLANYILGGAFNSRINLNLREDKGYTYGARSGFQGTRFVGPYTAQAGVRADATAASVKEFVKEIKNYRDGATDEELQFLQASVGQSDALKYETGQQKAAFLGRLLEYDLPTNYVSKQSEILKALKKEDLQASAQKYLPIDQMYIVVVGDRAKAFPGLSELGYEVVELDLNGTRVAAPAAAPAPAAAAPAAGAPAPAGEKVKMVKKDKEGKQKRKQKTSADGTAGKGE; encoded by the coding sequence ATGACCTTTAAACCGCTTTGGCTGCTGAGCCTGGGCTTGGCCCTGACCGCACAACCAGTGGCTGCCCAGCAGAAAGCTGCGGCCAAACCTGCTGCGGCCTCGGCCACCGGCACCCGCCTCGTGGAGAAAGTGACCCGCAAGGGCTCCGAGCTGGTGATTCCGTACGAGAAATACGTGCTGCCCAATGGCCTCACGCTGCTCATCCACGAAGACCATTCCGACCCGCTGGCTCACATCGACGTGACCTACCACGTAGGCTCGGCCCGCGAAACCATCGGCAAGTCGGGCTTTGCGCACTTCTTCGAGCACATGATGTTCCAGGGCTCCGACCACGTGGCCGACGAGCAGCACTTCAAGCTCGTGACGTCGTCGGGCGGGACGCTGAACGGCTCCACCAACCGCGACCGGACCAACTACTTCGAGACTGTGCCCAGCAACCAGCTGGAAACCGCACTGTGGTTGGAAGCCGACCGCATGGGGTTCCTGCTGGATGCCGTGACGCAGCAGAAGTTTGAGGTGCAGCGCTCCACCGTGAAAAACGAGCGGGGCCAGAACTACGACAACCGCCCCTACGGCCTGGCCAGCGAGAATATCGCCAAGACTCTGTATCCGTACGGCCACCCCTACAGCTGGCTCACCATCGGCTACCTCGAAGACCTGGACCGCTCCGACGTCAACGACCTGAAGAACTTCTTCCTGCGCTGGTACGGCCCCAACAACGCCACCGTAACGGTGGGCGGCGACGTGAAGCCGGCCGAGGTGGTGAAGATGGTGGAGAAGTACTTCGGCAGCATCCAGCGCGGCCCGGCCGTGCAGAACATGAAGCTGCCCGCGCCCGTGCTGACGCAGGACCGCTACGTGAGCTACCAGGACAACGTGCGCTTCCCGATGCTGCAGATGGTGTTCCCGACCGTGCCGCAGTACCACCCCGACGAGGTGGCTCTGGACGCGCTGGCCGACATCATTGGCGGCGGTAAAACGTCGTTGCTCTACAAAAACCTGATCAAAACCCAGAAGGCCGTGCTGACGCAGGCCTACCACCCCAGCTCCGAGCTGGCCGGCGAGTTCACCATCGTGGCCCGTGGCCTGCCCGGCAAAGGCCTCGATAGCACCGAAGCCGTGGTGCGCAAAACGCTGGCCGAGTTTGAGAAGCGCGGCGTGACCGACGACGACGTGGCCCGCTTCAAGGCCACGCGCGAGGCCAGCGTGGTGAACGGCCTGGCCAGCGTGAGCGGCAAGGTGAGCCAGCTGGCCGCTTACCAGACTTACGTGGGCAACCCCAACCGCCTGCCCCAGGAGCTGCAGCGCATCCGCAGCCTCACCAAAGCCGACGTGCAGCGCGTGTACAACCAGTACCTGAAGGGCAAGAAAGCCGTGGTGCTGAGCGTGGTGCCGAAGGGCAGCAACGCCCTGGTAGCCAAGGCCGACAACTACACCGTGAGCAAGGACGGCTACAAGGCCCCTGCTACCGATGAGTACGCCAACCTGAAGTACGTGAAGGCCACCGACAGCTTCGACCGGGCCACGCAGCCGAAGGGCGGCGCCAACCCCGTGGTGCAGGTGCCCGCCATATGGCGCACCGATTTCGACAACGGCCTGCGCATCATCGGCAACCGCAACGCCGAGATTCCGACCGTGACCATGCTGCTCAACATCAGCGGCGGCCACCGCCTGGAGCAGCAGAACCCCAACAAGGCCGGCATTGCCTCGCTCACGGCGGCCATGCTGGAAGAAGGCACCCAGAAGTACACCGGCGAGCAGTTTGCCGGCGCCCTGGAGAAGCTGGGCAGCGACGTGCAGACGTACGCCGGCGACGAAAACACGACCGTCGTCATCCGCAGCCTCACCAAAAACCTGCCCGCTACGCTGGCGCTGGTGGAGGAAATGCTGCTACGCCCGCGCTTCGACCAGGCTGATTTCGACCGCCTCAAGAAGCAGACCTTGGAAGGCATTGCCAACCAGAGCACCCAGCCCGTGGCCATTGCCAACAACACCTACGCCCGCCTGCTCTACGGCCCCGGCAACGTCATGAGCATCCCGGCTTCGGGCTCGACCACGACGGTGCAGGGCATCACGCTGGACGAGGTGAAGCAGTTCTATCAGCAGAACTACGCGCCTAATGTGAGCTACCTGACGGTGGTAGGCGACGTGGACCAGAAAGACGTGCTGCCGCAGCTGGGCTTTCTGAAAACCTGGGGCCGCAAGGCCGTAACTGCGCCGGCCAGCCCCACCGCCGAGCAGCCCGACAAGACGCGCATCTACTTCGTGAACAAGGACGGCGCCGCGCAGTCGGAAATCCGGGTGGGCTACCTCACGCCGCTCACGTATGACGCCACCGGCGACTATTACCGCGCCTACCTGGCCAACTACATCCTGGGTGGCGCCTTCAACTCGCGCATCAACCTGAACCTGCGCGAAGACAAAGGCTACACCTACGGCGCCCGCTCGGGCTTCCAGGGCACCCGTTTCGTGGGTCCCTACACGGCCCAGGCCGGTGTGCGCGCCGATGCCACAGCAGCCTCGGTGAAGGAGTTCGTGAAGGAAATCAAGAACTACCGCGACGGCGCCACCGACGAGGAGCTGCAGTTCCTGCAGGCCTCGGTAGGCCAGAGCGACGCCCTCAAGTATGAAACCGGCCAGCAAAAGGCCGCCTTCCTGGGCCGCTTGCTGGAGTACGACCTGCCCACCAACTACGTGAGCAAGCAGAGCGAAATCCTGAAGGCCCTGAAGAAGGAAGACCTGCAGGCCAGCGCCCAGAAGTACCTGCCCATCGACCAGATGTACATCGTGGTAGTCGGCGACCGGGCCAAGGCCTTCCCGGGCCTCTCGGAGCTGGGCTACGAAGTGGTGGAGCTGGACCTGAACGGCACCCGCGTGGCGGCCCCTGCGGCAGCCCCGGCTCCAGCTGCCGCCGCTCCCGCAGCCGGCGCACCGGCGCCTGCTGGCGAGAAAGTGAAAATGGTGAAGAAAGACAAAGAGGGCAAGCAGAAGCGCAAGCAGAAAACCAGCGCCGACGGTACCGCCGGCAAAGGTGAATAA
- a CDS encoding family 10 glycosylhydrolase, giving the protein MLNYYASHYFTRWAPGLVLVALLLLGGGARAQAPAPKRELRAAWVAHVFNLDWPSRKTLTPAQQRQEFVSILDSHRQNGMNAVVVQIRAAADALYPSTLEPWSEWLTGTQGQAPSPPYDPLAFMVREAHRRELEFHAWLNPYRALTNGTTASIAPTHVTVQHPEWVVPYGTLRVLNPGLPAVRQYLTRVVMDVVRRYDVDAIHFDDYFYPAPQTGIVFNDDAAFAADPRGFAATTAGRADWRRSNVDIFVKMVSDSIRSVKPWVKFGISPPGVWRNGTSVGGTATTAFQSYSDIFADSRKWLRRGWVDYLAPQVYFAIGQTAANYSLIVPWWSQQVNPDTVRHLYVGQGVYRISATATEPGFRSPSQLPSQIRLLRQQPNVQGSMFYKTTELRANPLGFADSLRTNFYRHPALVPTMPWKDNVPPTAPVQASVSSNPGAGIVELRWQPGPAAADGQQARQYVVYRLPAGTVPVTAADLADPATIRTITDSTAYQEALPTVPARYALTALDRLYNESAPTTFQVLATAAGSRQTALLEPAFPNPFTAETHLAFTLPAPGPADLRLLDLAGREVAVLLAETRDAGRHEVLLRAADLPTGLYMVVLRTASGIARQKVLLVR; this is encoded by the coding sequence ATGCTTAACTATTACGCATCGCACTATTTCACGCGCTGGGCACCCGGCCTCGTACTGGTGGCGCTGCTGCTGCTGGGAGGTGGCGCCCGGGCCCAGGCGCCGGCCCCCAAGCGCGAGCTGCGCGCCGCCTGGGTGGCCCACGTGTTCAACCTCGACTGGCCCAGCCGCAAAACCCTGACGCCGGCCCAGCAACGACAGGAGTTTGTGAGCATTCTGGACAGCCACCGGCAAAACGGCATGAACGCCGTGGTGGTGCAGATAAGGGCGGCGGCCGATGCCCTCTACCCCAGTACCCTAGAGCCCTGGAGCGAGTGGCTGACCGGCACCCAGGGCCAGGCTCCCAGCCCGCCCTATGACCCGCTGGCGTTTATGGTGCGCGAAGCCCACCGCCGCGAACTGGAGTTTCATGCCTGGCTGAATCCCTACCGTGCCCTCACCAACGGCACCACAGCCAGCATTGCGCCCACCCACGTGACGGTGCAGCACCCCGAGTGGGTGGTGCCCTACGGCACGCTGCGGGTGCTCAACCCCGGTTTGCCGGCCGTGCGCCAGTACCTCACTCGGGTGGTGATGGACGTGGTGCGCCGCTATGATGTGGATGCCATTCATTTCGACGACTATTTCTACCCGGCCCCGCAAACCGGTATAGTGTTCAACGACGATGCCGCCTTTGCCGCCGACCCGCGCGGCTTTGCCGCCACCACGGCGGGCCGGGCTGACTGGCGCCGCAGCAACGTGGATATCTTCGTGAAAATGGTATCGGACAGCATCCGGAGCGTGAAGCCGTGGGTGAAATTTGGCATCTCGCCGCCCGGCGTATGGCGCAACGGCACCAGCGTGGGCGGCACCGCCACCACGGCATTCCAGAGCTACTCCGACATCTTCGCCGACTCGCGCAAGTGGCTGCGCCGCGGCTGGGTTGATTACCTGGCCCCGCAGGTGTACTTCGCCATCGGCCAGACGGCGGCCAACTATAGCCTGATTGTGCCGTGGTGGAGCCAGCAGGTGAATCCCGACACCGTGCGCCACCTGTACGTCGGTCAGGGCGTGTACCGCATCAGCGCCACGGCCACGGAGCCGGGCTTCCGCTCGCCCAGCCAGCTGCCCAGCCAAATCCGGCTGTTGCGGCAGCAGCCCAACGTGCAGGGCAGCATGTTCTACAAAACCACCGAGCTGCGCGCCAACCCGCTGGGCTTCGCTGATTCCCTGCGCACCAACTTTTACCGCCACCCGGCCCTGGTACCCACCATGCCCTGGAAAGACAACGTGCCACCGACGGCCCCGGTGCAGGCCAGCGTCAGCAGCAACCCCGGTGCTGGTATCGTGGAGTTGCGCTGGCAGCCTGGCCCCGCCGCTGCCGATGGCCAGCAGGCCCGCCAGTACGTGGTATACCGCCTGCCCGCCGGTACAGTCCCCGTCACGGCCGCCGACCTGGCGGACCCGGCCACCATCCGCACCATCACCGATTCCACGGCCTACCAGGAGGCGCTGCCGACAGTTCCTGCGCGCTACGCCCTCACGGCCCTGGATCGGCTCTACAATGAAAGTGCGCCCACCACTTTCCAGGTGCTGGCCACTGCGGCGGGCAGCCGCCAGACCGCGCTGCTGGAGCCTGCCTTCCCAAACCCGTTCACAGCCGAAACCCACCTTGCCTTCACGCTGCCGGCCCCTGGCCCCGCCGACCTGCGCCTGCTGGACCTGGCCGGCCGCGAAGTAGCTGTGCTGCTGGCGGAAACCCGCGACGCCGGTCGTCACGAGGTACTGCTGCGTGCCGCCGACCTGCCCACCGGGCTCTACATGGTGGTTTTGCGCACTGCTAGCGGTATAGCGCGCCAAAAGGTATTGCTGGTACGGTAG